One genomic segment of Hymenobacter psoromatis includes these proteins:
- a CDS encoding DUF3108 domain-containing protein, giving the protein MFRCWLLVPLLLLCAAWTQQATTAEPVRMWPNASFQAGETIRYKVHYGVINAGEATVETAGSLERVADRPCYKATVSGRTIGSFDFFLHVRDQWRAYIDTASILPLRSTRDIEESSYRKKEVVDFDQTHNVVNVLQTHTKEPIRYTFKVPTNVQELVSGFYYLRTLNYDHMKPGEVIRVGSFFDESASTLEIIFKGREIVSTKAGSIHVLKLVPKLPNNRIFRGEEAIKVYLSDDRNKIPVLFQAELFVGAIKIDMYKYDGLKSRLNVAR; this is encoded by the coding sequence ATGTTTCGTTGCTGGCTTCTGGTTCCGTTGCTGCTGCTGTGCGCCGCCTGGACGCAACAGGCCACCACGGCCGAGCCGGTACGGATGTGGCCCAACGCGAGCTTCCAGGCCGGCGAAACCATCCGCTACAAGGTGCACTATGGCGTTATCAATGCGGGCGAGGCCACGGTGGAAACTGCCGGCAGCCTGGAGCGCGTGGCCGACCGCCCCTGCTACAAAGCCACCGTGAGCGGCCGCACCATCGGTTCGTTCGACTTTTTCCTGCACGTGCGCGACCAGTGGCGCGCCTACATCGACACGGCCAGCATTCTACCCCTGCGCTCTACCCGCGACATCGAGGAAAGCAGCTACCGCAAGAAGGAAGTGGTGGACTTCGACCAAACCCACAATGTGGTGAACGTGCTGCAAACCCACACCAAAGAGCCCATTCGCTACACGTTCAAGGTGCCCACCAACGTGCAGGAGCTGGTGAGCGGCTTCTACTACCTGCGCACGCTCAACTACGACCACATGAAGCCGGGCGAGGTCATCCGGGTGGGTAGCTTTTTCGACGAATCAGCTTCTACCCTGGAAATTATCTTCAAAGGCCGCGAGATAGTGAGCACCAAAGCCGGCTCCATTCACGTGCTCAAGCTGGTGCCCAAACTGCCGAATAATCGCATTTTTCGCGGCGAGGAAGCCATTAAGGTGTATTTATCGGACGACCGCAATAAGATTCCGGTTTTGTTTCAGGCCGAGTTGTTCGTGGGTGCCATCAAAATAGATATGTACAAATACGATGGACTAAAAAGCCGGCTGAACGTGGCGCGCTAA
- the recA gene encoding recombinase RecA, with product MALATKKAEKTETVEKADKTGPSSTATEKAKALALTMEKLDKAFGKGTVMKLSDQKVNDVPSISTGSLSLDIALGIGGLPRGRVVEIYGPESSGKTTLTMHAIAEAQKAGGTAAFIDAEHAFDPTYAKKLGIDVDNLLIAQPDNGEQALEIADQLISSGAIDIIVIDSVAALVPKGELEGDMGDSKVGLHARLMSQALRKLTGTINKTNCLCIFINQLREKIGVMFGSPETTTGGNALKFYASVRLDIRRIGQIKEDKDNVTGNRTKVKVVKNKVAPPFKVVEFDIIYGQGISKVGEIVDLGVDMGIIGKSGSWFSYDGNKIGQGREAVKTLLLDNPELADTIEAKIRAMAKGDTDIIPVDMSGPEDGDDTL from the coding sequence ATGGCCTTAGCAACCAAAAAAGCCGAAAAAACAGAAACGGTCGAGAAAGCTGACAAAACTGGTCCCTCCAGCACCGCCACCGAGAAGGCCAAGGCCCTCGCATTGACGATGGAGAAGCTGGATAAAGCCTTCGGCAAAGGTACCGTGATGAAGCTCTCGGACCAGAAGGTGAACGACGTGCCATCCATCAGCACGGGCTCGCTCTCGCTCGATATTGCCCTGGGCATTGGCGGCCTGCCCCGCGGCCGCGTGGTCGAGATTTACGGCCCCGAGTCAAGCGGTAAGACGACCCTGACGATGCACGCCATCGCGGAGGCGCAGAAAGCCGGCGGCACCGCCGCTTTCATTGATGCCGAGCACGCCTTCGACCCCACCTACGCCAAGAAGCTGGGCATTGACGTGGACAACCTGCTCATCGCGCAACCCGACAACGGCGAGCAGGCCCTCGAAATCGCCGACCAGCTCATTTCCTCCGGCGCGATTGATATTATCGTCATCGACTCGGTGGCGGCCCTGGTGCCGAAAGGCGAGCTGGAAGGCGACATGGGCGACTCGAAAGTGGGCCTGCACGCCCGCCTGATGAGCCAGGCCCTGCGCAAGCTTACCGGCACCATTAATAAGACCAACTGCCTGTGCATCTTCATCAACCAGCTGCGCGAGAAAATCGGTGTGATGTTCGGCTCGCCCGAAACCACGACCGGCGGTAACGCCCTGAAATTCTACGCCTCGGTGCGCCTGGATATCCGCCGCATCGGGCAGATTAAGGAGGATAAGGATAACGTGACTGGTAACCGCACCAAGGTGAAAGTGGTGAAAAATAAAGTTGCGCCGCCTTTTAAAGTGGTCGAGTTTGACATCATTTATGGCCAGGGAATTTCCAAAGTCGGCGAAATCGTGGACCTGGGCGTGGACATGGGCATCATTGGCAAGTCGGGCTCGTGGTTCAGCTACGATGGCAATAAAATCGGTCAGGGCCGTGAGGCCGTGAAAACCCTGCTACTCGATAACCCCGAGCTGGCGGATACCATCGAGGCTAAAATCCGCGCGATGGCCAAGGGTGATACCGACATTATTCCCGTGGATATGAGCGGCCCCGAAGACGGCGACGACACGCTATAG
- a CDS encoding DUF6799 domain-containing protein yields MKIAPALALAGTLTLAHAQTPVAKEEGHMPTKDKRMLSKGMEDCAMMTGGKMMRMQDGKKMAMTETMTMNNGTKVMADGNVAMANGQTMMLHDGQCVMMDGQVKDLKMKGKKGKMMGSM; encoded by the coding sequence TTGAAAATTGCCCCTGCCCTGGCCCTGGCCGGCACCCTCACGCTGGCCCACGCCCAAACGCCCGTAGCCAAGGAAGAGGGCCACATGCCCACCAAAGACAAGCGTATGCTCAGTAAAGGGATGGAAGATTGCGCCATGATGACCGGTGGCAAAATGATGCGCATGCAAGACGGCAAGAAAATGGCTATGACCGAGACCATGACCATGAATAATGGCACCAAAGTAATGGCCGACGGTAACGTTGCGATGGCCAACGGCCAGACTATGATGCTGCACGATGGCCAGTGTGTGATGATGGACGGCCAGGTGAAAGACCTGAAAATGAAAGGCAAAAAAGGCAAGATGATGGGCAGCATGTAA